aaaacatttaagccTCCTTTAATATTACTTTAAGTGACTATCTTGACATAAGATTaagtctgttttgctttcttgtCCTCCCACAACCTTCATGCATCCCACCTGTGTACTTGGACTttaagctttctttctttctttctttctttctttctttctttctttctttctttctttctttctttctttctttctttttgtgtttgtttttcattattcattttgcatcaaatgttctttcttcatgttgGATTATTTACTCTCTCATTGTTTGCACTATGAATGTTACCAGAGCTatattttcctcctttcttGTCAAGCTCAGTCTGTaaacttaattatttttatgtgtagCCAGTTTTGTTGTTACAAATAAAggtgatacaaaaaaaaaaaaaaaaaaaaaaaaagaaagaaaaaaacaccaatCACATTTGACGTCTTCACGGGAACTCATATGATTGGTCAGCTGTGACAGAGATCCTCCCGCTTTATACTCAGCTGTCTTGGGACGTTCGAAGAGGTAAATAAACCTTTTCTTTCGTTCTTATTTGCTCCAAAGTTTATAAGAATAGATGTCATGAGTTAGTATATacagagacaaagacagaaTTTTTAAAGTCAGCATGGTAACACACTTAACTGTATTCGCCACTTAGACAAGGTACGAAGCCAAGTGTCAGTTTTGTAATTGTCCCCTCAAGTGTCAGCTCCGTGTTTCGACCTTCTCTCCAATGTTTTGCCAAAAGAATGCCAGCTGAAAATGTTATTGTTGTATTATTGTAGATTAACTTGTAGTAATTCCTGTCAATAATAGCAGCTCGTAAATATGCTCTGTTTGCACCTGGCGTTTGATCAACTAACAGAATTTAAATTGCAATAGACATAAGTCCTGAAGTGCTGTGTAATCATAtagaattaaatggaaaatgcaTACATATTTATGGTAAACTTAAGATCCCTATTTAAATAGGAATATGATTCTTATTTAAATAGGGATCTTCACGAACCCTTATTTAAAACAACAAGAGTTTGTTTAAAGGAGAGTGGGTGGCAATTGTCTTTTGATGATAATATAAATCACTTATTTTAGTTATGTGAGCCTTGCccttttattaaacttttctaATGACCCTTGTATATGTGGTATAAATGTATATGACAATGCAGAAGCCATGTTGTCATAAATTGTTTACCTCAATCAGAttgcatttaattaattgaCATATATTTATGTTTCTTGCCCTTCAAGGTGAAAGCACTGAGAAAACCAGGAAAATGGAAACCAAGGTAATGTCTGAGCCCAAAGCCGATGGTGGGAAAAAAGGAGGGGCCAGGATTATTGTGgacagtgatgatgaagatcTTAGGTATGAAAAAAAGGCCATCGTTCATGGATCTCTATAATGGATCTCACAGAAATCTCTATATTGTCACAATGATTTAAAGTGTTAATATCTGCTTCCCTTACCTTCCCTTTTCTTTGCACCACCAAGCCCAAGCGACCTTTCCGAAATGTTAGCTGAGGGCACCAAAGAGTCTCATGACAGAGCAGAAAACTGCCAATTCGTCAAAGATTTCCTCAGAGGCCGCATCAAGAGGGAGTTGTTTAAGGTTGGCCGCCAAAGAATCTTATATCATTGTCATACGTAATATTATCAGCCCCTTAATTACAATGTCCACTAAGAGAAAAGATCTCTCAGCACCCTTGATCTATCTATAATTTATCGTCATTGAGAGCCTTTTGTTTTGCTATATAGTTGTCATGCCACTATCAACTCTCATCACTAAAAATGAAATTGGCAATActaatatttcataaaaaaatggCTATAAACACTTGTACAACAGACaacaaattatacaaaaacTACTTGTGATTACAGTGCACCAAAAATGGTGCGTGAGGCATAAACAAGTGATTGTAAATCCGGAAGCCATACACTTGtccacagaaaaaataaagaatatgcAGCAGCaactcacccacacacactcacttcaTAAATGTTCAGGATTATTTGCTGCTGTATTTCCACATAGACATACACCGATTTTCAACTTATTTTTGGTCAACTGGTCAGAAGCAAATATGTTTTCATATAAAATCCTTGTAGAATGTATCTGGACAGGTCAGCAGTCATATCACACagttttacaagaaaaagtatCTTTTGATGTACTATAATTAAACAGCATCTCCCTGCTTGTTTATTCCACCAAGTTTCCTAAAAAAcagattgatatttttattttaactttgttaaAAAATCAAACAGCTTTGATCACATCCCTCCATTCATTCCTCTTTTGGCAAGGATACATGGAAATTTGTGGGCTAATTTACAACTGTTGGACCTCTATGTGTGCCTGAAAGCATTAAGTCTAAGTTTTACCTCTGATCCAAATATTCTTCCCACTTATCTCTTACTGAGCATGAAAAGGGTCCACTCCACAAAATTACCTTAGTGTGTGAGGTTTTTGCTGTTATACAATctagattttcttttccttgattttatCAATTAATTGGAtacaatataataatataatatgagCAGTACTTTAGCTGTAGTGTTTATTAATATTATCGTGTATTAGTTTATGTACACGAAAAGCAAGgttttaaaatatctaaattaGTTGTAAATAAGTTGTTCATTTTTTCTACCTCTTCATATGTTTTCAGAGAGGCACAGCAGCTCTTTACTATGTCTACTCGGCCATGGAGGAGGAGattgagaagaataaagacCATCTTCACATCGCACCAATCTATTTTCCGACCGAGCTGCACCGGGGTGAGGCCCTTGCCCGGGACCTGGAGTACTTTTATGGAGAGGATTGGCAGAGCCAGGTGAgtagaaaatacataaaagatgTACAGACAAGAGATGAGTGGCATCTTCTAGAGCATTACTCACTAACTGGCTCATACAGCTTCACTTAAATTAATATTGTTCATTCAACGTGTGTGTATAAATTTTTATATAAGTTTTTCCACAATTATCGTCCTCGTCAATCTGGAAAACCTCATTTTCATAGCTGTGTTTTCTCACAGATCAAACTCTCTGAAGGCACTAAGCCTTATGTGGACCGCATCCATGAGGTTGGAGAAAAGGACCCAATGTTGTTGGTGGCCCACTCCTACACCCGCTACATGGGTGACCTCTCGGGTGGACAGATCCTCAAGAAAGTGGCCCAGAGGGCTCTGAAGCTTCCCTCAACAGGAGAGGGTTTGAACTTTTACCACTTTGAGGGAATTCACAGTCACAGGGGCTTTAAGCAGCTTTACCGAAGCAGGATGAACGAGCTTGAGATGGACatggaaacaaaagagaagatTGTGGATGAGTCCAATCGGGCTTTTGGCTTCAACATGAGGGTGAGTGAACAAGGAAGATCTCTGGAGTCAAAAGgaacataaagcataaaaaaatgaacaacaaaagtttgttttagtGAGGATAATCGTAGGTTCGACAGaaatttcttttgtgttttggaaTCAGGTATTTTCAGAGCTGGAGGAAATTGGAAAGACCATCAAAGAGGAATTCCAAGATGCCGGATTTGGACACAGTCATGCAGAGATCATGCAGGGTGGTGATGTCAACAAGTGTCCATACTATGCAGCTAAAATGGGTAAGATGTTTTCTACTGTTGATGACCACACATTCCCAAGAACTGTTTGTTATAACAAAGACACAGAAAATTGTTTTAGTTATGAAACACACGATAGGACAACAGTACCACAAAAATCACTTCTATATATTATTTATCACCTACATTCAGCAGAtgaagttgtgtttttattctgctcCTAAATGGTGTCATCACTAACAGAGTATTTTCCTAACAAGATGGGTGCCCATATGGTAACATTTACCAACTCTCTAatgtaaagtttatttagtgtAGTAcccaataaaaaaatgtgtggaTTGCATACCTCTATCTGAGATTGTTCCCTTTCTCTGCACAGCTGCAAGTGGGAATCCCACCTTTGTACTCCAGCTAGCCATGATGCTTCTCAAACATCCACCTTGTCAGGTGGCCCTGGCTGCCTGGGTAGCGGTCTTTGCTGGGTTTACTGCCTGGTATCTTCTGTAAACTCATTGCATCCTGCTGAATTTGACCTTCATCGTTTTAACTGTTACTGCCCAAAAGtgtgaaacaggaaacagaaacagagcCTAGCATTTCATGGACTCCCTCACTAATCAGTTATAAGCTgtgttttagtatttatttaattccacTTTGTGGAAAACAGTTTTTTGCTTCTGAGCATTCAGATAAAAAGTTTTCTGACCATGCACATAAAAGCCATTTCATGATGCATGTGCTATGCTGGAAGTGTGAGTGTGCATTAGGTTTGAAGATGCTTCACCATGTAGGAAACTGAAATGCCTACGTTTCCACAAGGTCAAAGTATTATTACTTCAATGTATTTAAGGTAAATTCAACTATATTTTGTGCAGGGAATGTGTTGGAGTTTAAATATGCATTGTACAAATGGTTGGAGAATTTGTCCGTCAATAAAAGTGGTTCAATCTCACTTTGTCTCTTAAATAATAGTTTTAACCTGACTTAAGTAGAAATTGCATGCAGTATTATCACATATTTTCATGCTCTGGGACCTGCTGAAGGCAAGCCATCCAAACACAAAAGGATCCAAAGACTAATATAGTCATAACAGATGGAAAAGTATCCAATGTTCTACTAGCAAATAATAATATGCTAAAGATTAAGGTGTGGGTAACGGGGAATGTTAAACCTTTGATTTACATGACAGTAGCAGCTGATGTTGGCATGTAGCCCCAAATATAACTTTAACCTAGTCTCATTGAGCTATGCTAGTCAAGCAGAAGGCCCTtaagtttttacatgtttatgtgtgtgtgtgtgtgtgtgtgtgtgtgtgtgtgtgtgtgtgtgtgtgtgtgtgtgtgtgtgtgtgtgtgtgtgtgtgtgtgtgcttgctgaAGATAAAATCACAACACTTGACAATTGAAGATGCATacaaattaatattatttaaaatttttagacatttattacaaaatgttACCATGtaatttttacttgtttaaaacAGGTTGAAACTAGTCACTGTTCTGTGGTCACCGTGGAGACGGTGATGAAGCTTTGAAAAAGTCACAGCTCTTCCAGTACTAGTCACATACACAAGGATTTTCTGTAGTGTTTATATGACTCCTTATGGTCTGAATAAGTCCCTGAGTGCCTAAAACTCTTTTTAAACACATGACAGAAGTAGGGCTTTTCTCCAGTGTGGACACGCCAGTGGTTCTTCAAATTTCCTAAAGACTTGAAACACTTCCCACACTGGTCACAAGTGTAAGGCCTTTCTCCAGGGAGGATACGCTGATGGCGTTTCAAGTGttgtgaatggaaaaaaaaaaaaaacacctcccACACTAGTCATATATGATAATGCCGTTTCAAAGCTCTTAAATGGATGAAACTCTTTCCACAATGACAACAgctgtcttttttgttgttgttgtgttttgttttgtttttttgtttttttttggccgGGGAAGGTGAGATTCTGTAAAGCcaaaaaagatggacagagaaaGAGGCAGTGAACAGGATtcgctgctgtcgggcaaaaaccttctatctccaaaactgtcatttttcaaaaaataaaaaaaaacggaatggttttgtaataacagGACATAATGCCATCAAACtttgtattatgttttaatcatatatctttggttaaatatttgtaaaacaacagacggACATagagggtgaccaatagtactgatttatgaaggaaaacaaaaatcacgaattttggagataggaggtttgcacccgacagcagcgatatgCTTCCTAACCATTATATCACAAACATCAAAATGATATAGATTTGTCTTTAAGTCAGCTTGACTGTTTTCTTCGTATCAGACTTGCTAACCTGTTAACTCTCTTTCATCCCCTAGCAGAGCAAAGTGGGTAAAGGCAAACATTGTTTAGAAAGTTGTTCCAGTCAAACTCATTCAATTGGAATCAACGGCATAGACCGTGACTCTGAAAGCTCTGCCATTT
The Melanotaenia boesemani isolate fMelBoe1 chromosome 4, fMelBoe1.pri, whole genome shotgun sequence genome window above contains:
- the hmox2a gene encoding heme oxygenase 2a isoform X2; protein product: METKRGTAALYYVYSAMEEEIEKNKDHLHIAPIYFPTELHRGEALARDLEYFYGEDWQSQIKLSEGTKPYVDRIHEVGEKDPMLLVAHSYTRYMGDLSGGQILKKVAQRALKLPSTGEGLNFYHFEGIHSHRGFKQLYRSRMNELEMDMETKEKIVDESNRAFGFNMRVFSELEEIGKTIKEEFQDAGFGHSHAEIMQGGDVNKCPYYAAKMAASGNPTFVLQLAMMLLKHPPCQVALAAWVAVFAGFTAWYLL
- the hmox2a gene encoding heme oxygenase 2a isoform X1, whose product is METKVMSEPKADGGKKGGARIIVDSDDEDLSPSDLSEMLAEGTKESHDRAENCQFVKDFLRGRIKRELFKRGTAALYYVYSAMEEEIEKNKDHLHIAPIYFPTELHRGEALARDLEYFYGEDWQSQIKLSEGTKPYVDRIHEVGEKDPMLLVAHSYTRYMGDLSGGQILKKVAQRALKLPSTGEGLNFYHFEGIHSHRGFKQLYRSRMNELEMDMETKEKIVDESNRAFGFNMRVFSELEEIGKTIKEEFQDAGFGHSHAEIMQGGDVNKCPYYAAKMAASGNPTFVLQLAMMLLKHPPCQVALAAWVAVFAGFTAWYLL